In one Pirellulales bacterium genomic region, the following are encoded:
- a CDS encoding NADH:flavin oxidoreductase, which translates to MYPKIAQFKSPAALRGRLARLGLELPLDETVLTSAAGSPLAEPVEIRGRRVGNRWCIQPMEGWDAHRDGSPSRHTLRRWRNFGISGAKLIWGGEAAAVDAAGRANPRQTLATASNLAGLAALLDELCRAHRQRHGDTDDLLVGLQLTHSGRFCRPHSGQLEPRIAFHHPLLDQKFGIDPDDRSLVWTDDELERLIDRYVESAGVASQAGFQFVDVKACHGYLLHEFLSARIRPGRFGGDFEGRTRLLRTIVERVRDGYPRLLVGVRLSVFDVVPYVTSREIGRPMEYGGLLPYQFGFGVAHSNPLEIDLAEPLLLLAQLKALGVALVNISCGSPYYSPHIQRPAIFPPSDGYQPPEDPLAGVARQIEVARQCKDAFPDWPLVGSGYSYLQDYLPHVAQAVVRAGWIDFVGLGRMVLAYPELPADVLERGILERKRVCRTFSDCTTAPRNGLVSGCYPLDGYYKTLPEAEALRAIKRV; encoded by the coding sequence GTGTACCCCAAAATCGCCCAGTTCAAGTCTCCCGCGGCGTTGCGGGGCCGTCTAGCGCGGCTCGGCCTGGAACTGCCGCTGGACGAAACGGTTCTTACATCGGCGGCCGGTTCGCCGCTGGCTGAACCCGTCGAGATTCGCGGTCGGCGGGTCGGCAATCGCTGGTGCATTCAACCGATGGAAGGCTGGGACGCCCATCGCGACGGATCGCCCTCCCGGCACACCTTGCGCCGCTGGCGAAACTTCGGCATCAGCGGGGCCAAGCTGATTTGGGGCGGCGAAGCGGCGGCCGTCGACGCGGCGGGCAGGGCCAATCCGCGGCAGACGTTGGCCACCGCCTCCAACCTCGCCGGGCTGGCCGCGCTCCTGGATGAACTTTGCCGCGCCCATCGCCAGCGCCACGGCGACACCGACGACCTGCTTGTTGGCCTGCAACTCACCCACTCGGGCCGCTTTTGCCGGCCCCATAGCGGACAACTCGAACCTCGCATCGCCTTTCATCACCCGTTGCTCGACCAAAAGTTCGGCATCGACCCGGACGATCGCTCGCTGGTCTGGACCGATGACGAGCTTGAGCGGCTCATCGACCGCTACGTCGAGTCGGCCGGTGTTGCCTCACAGGCCGGCTTTCAATTTGTCGATGTCAAGGCCTGCCACGGTTATCTGCTGCACGAGTTCCTCAGTGCGCGAATCCGGCCCGGCCGTTTTGGCGGCGACTTCGAGGGCCGCACCCGCCTGTTGCGGACCATCGTCGAGCGGGTGCGCGACGGTTACCCGCGGTTGCTCGTCGGCGTCCGGCTGAGCGTCTTCGACGTGGTGCCTTACGTCACCAGCCGCGAAATCGGTCGGCCGATGGAGTATGGAGGGTTGCTGCCGTATCAATTTGGGTTCGGAGTGGCGCACAGCAATCCGCTGGAAATCGACCTGGCCGAGCCGTTGCTGCTGTTGGCCCAGCTCAAAGCGCTCGGCGTGGCATTGGTGAACATCTCGTGCGGCAGCCCGTACTATTCGCCGCACATTCAGCGGCCCGCCATTTTTCCGCCCAGCGACGGTTATCAACCTCCCGAAGACCCGCTGGCCGGTGTGGCACGTCAGATCGAAGTCGCCCGGCAGTGCAAGGATGCGTTTCCCGATTGGCCCCTGGTCGGCAGCGGGTACAGTTATTTGCAGGACTACCTGCCGCACGTGGCGCAGGCGGTAGTTCGAGCGGGCTGGATCGATTTCGTCGGACTTGGCCGAATGGTGCTTGCCTATCCTGAATTACCCGCCGACGTGCTCGAGCGCGGCATTCTGGAGCGCAAGCGAGTGTGTCGCACGTTCAGCGACTGCACGACGGCTCCCCGCAACGGCCTTGTGTCAGGCTGCTATCCGCTCGACGGCTACTACAAGACATTGCCGGAAGCGGAGGCGCTGCGAGCGATCAAGCGTGTGTAG
- a CDS encoding serine/threonine-protein kinase: protein MSDNTALPETPSSEGEAPGAPRSAEEALASEAALAMGAAWRTGQRVGVEELLLRYPLLKSSPQAVLRLISEELCLRHEADEKVDLEEIAARFPQWRAELEVLLACHDLFEAPLPPPDFPRPGECCGDFELLREIGRGSQGRVFLARQPSLSDRAVVVKLTALDVSEHLSLARLQHTGIVPLYLAQDLPERRLRLLCMPFMGGASLAAVLAAMKPVRIDDRSGKTIAEALLRCHIAAPSAPVGGPVLNFLNQATYVQAVCWIGASLAEALHYAHQRGLVHFDLKPSNLLLAGDGQPMLLDFHLARGPIVPGRTAAEWVGGTQQYMPPEQASALEAVRGGRPVPRAVDARADIYALGMILDEMLAGEGPLTHPAEGPYGLRHVNRHVTRGLADVLAKCLSPDPDGRYADAQSLADDLRRHLADLPLRGVRNRGLAERWRKWRRRRPQSAVRLVSSMAALAALAAVAWLWAGQRTDQSQLALVDGQQWLDRKGYDAAIDRLQRGLDALKPVPGAALLKRTLRERLDAARRAKLLDDLHQFVERLRFLDGGSLLAGERLIEAGRTCQSYWAVRDRLLDRDSQTIAGVSQASVQADLLDLVLFWIDIEARLAADDSESTRRALALLDEAEATLGPNEVLRRTRRLRAGANSAPTTTGSHPALPAAPEHNALGRVLLRANDERGALAEFRRAVTERPQDFWANYYRGRCAYRLALYPEALNAFCVCVALAPTHAECFYNRALTYAALDRPDAALADYDRALQLDPQLTAAAENRAALRRQIGSSADDDRDDTR, encoded by the coding sequence ATGTCCGACAACACAGCACTCCCTGAAACTCCCTCGTCGGAAGGCGAAGCTCCGGGAGCGCCACGTTCTGCCGAGGAAGCGCTGGCCAGCGAGGCGGCCCTGGCGATGGGCGCGGCCTGGCGGACGGGCCAGCGTGTCGGCGTCGAAGAGTTGCTGTTGCGTTATCCTTTGCTCAAGTCGTCGCCGCAAGCGGTGCTGAGGTTGATCAGCGAAGAGCTTTGTCTGCGGCACGAGGCGGACGAGAAAGTCGACCTCGAAGAGATCGCGGCCCGGTTTCCTCAATGGCGGGCCGAACTGGAGGTGCTGCTCGCTTGTCACGACCTGTTCGAAGCGCCGCTGCCCCCGCCCGATTTTCCGCGGCCGGGCGAATGTTGCGGCGACTTCGAGTTGCTCCGCGAGATCGGCCGCGGCTCGCAAGGCCGCGTTTTCCTGGCCAGGCAACCATCGCTTTCCGATCGGGCGGTGGTCGTCAAGCTGACCGCGCTCGATGTCTCCGAGCATCTGTCGCTGGCGCGCTTGCAGCACACCGGCATCGTGCCGCTCTATCTGGCGCAAGACCTGCCCGAACGCCGGCTGCGGCTGCTTTGTATGCCGTTCATGGGCGGCGCCAGCCTGGCGGCCGTGCTCGCCGCGATGAAGCCGGTCCGCATCGACGATCGCTCCGGCAAGACGATCGCCGAGGCCCTGCTCCGCTGCCACATCGCGGCGCCGAGCGCGCCCGTGGGCGGTCCCGTGCTCAACTTCCTCAATCAGGCGACTTACGTGCAAGCGGTGTGCTGGATCGGCGCTTCGCTGGCCGAGGCCTTGCACTACGCCCACCAACGCGGTCTGGTCCACTTCGATCTCAAGCCCTCGAACCTGCTGCTGGCCGGCGACGGCCAGCCGATGCTGCTCGATTTTCATCTTGCCCGCGGGCCGATCGTTCCGGGGCGGACGGCGGCCGAGTGGGTGGGCGGCACGCAACAGTACATGCCGCCCGAACAAGCGTCGGCGCTGGAGGCCGTGCGCGGCGGCCGGCCGGTGCCGCGGGCGGTCGATGCGCGGGCCGACATCTACGCGCTGGGCATGATTCTCGACGAAATGCTCGCCGGCGAGGGCCCGCTGACGCATCCGGCTGAAGGCCCCTATGGGTTGCGACACGTCAATCGGCACGTCACCCGCGGCCTGGCCGACGTTCTGGCGAAATGTCTCTCGCCGGACCCCGACGGTCGCTATGCCGACGCGCAGTCCCTGGCCGATGACTTGCGCCGGCATCTGGCCGACCTGCCGTTGCGCGGCGTGCGCAACCGCGGCCTTGCGGAACGCTGGCGGAAATGGCGTCGCCGGCGGCCGCAGTCGGCGGTGCGGCTTGTCAGCTCAATGGCGGCCTTGGCCGCGTTGGCCGCCGTCGCCTGGTTGTGGGCCGGCCAGCGGACCGACCAGTCGCAGTTGGCGCTCGTCGACGGCCAGCAATGGCTCGACCGCAAGGGGTACGACGCGGCGATCGACCGTCTCCAGCGCGGGCTCGACGCCTTGAAACCAGTCCCTGGTGCCGCCCTGCTGAAGCGCACGTTGCGAGAGCGCCTCGACGCCGCTCGGCGGGCAAAGCTGCTCGACGACCTCCATCAGTTCGTCGAACGACTGCGGTTCTTGGACGGCGGTTCGCTGCTGGCCGGCGAGCGGTTGATTGAGGCCGGACGCACCTGCCAGTCATATTGGGCCGTGCGGGACCGGCTGCTCGATCGCGATTCGCAAACGATCGCCGGTGTGTCGCAGGCCTCGGTACAGGCCGACCTGCTCGATCTGGTCCTGTTCTGGATCGACATCGAAGCTCGCCTGGCCGCCGACGATTCCGAAAGCACCCGGCGTGCGCTGGCCTTGCTCGATGAGGCCGAAGCCACGCTTGGCCCCAACGAAGTTTTGCGCCGTACACGGCGGCTCCGGGCCGGTGCGAACTCCGCACCGACTACGACCGGCAGTCATCCGGCCCTGCCCGCGGCGCCCGAACACAACGCCCTGGGTCGCGTTCTGCTGCGCGCGAATGACGAGCGCGGGGCGCTGGCCGAGTTTCGCCGCGCGGTGACGGAGCGGCCTCAGGACTTCTGGGCCAATTATTACCGCGGCCGCTGCGCCTATCGGCTCGCTCTCTATCCCGAAGCGCTGAATGCGTTCTGCGTGTGCGTGGCCTTGGCCCCCACCCACGCCGAGTGCTTCTACAATCGGGCATTGACCTACGCGGCCCTCGATCGTCCCGATGCGGCCCTGGCCGACTACGACCGTGCCTTGCAGCTCGACCCGCAGCTCACCGCGGCGGCCGAGAACCGGGCAGCCCTTCGCCGGCAGATCGGTTCATCCGCCGATGACGATCGGGACGACACACGGTGA
- a CDS encoding sugar O-acetyltransferase, with amino-acid sequence MPSEREKMLGGELYDPLCPELVRLREQARDFCHELNFSRECERENRRRILRALLGGGGESAWIQPPFYCDYGSNIFLGERVFFNFNCVVLDVCRVTIGDFTMFGPAVQIYAATHPMNAHQRRSREFGKPVLIGDDVWVGGGAMICPGVTIGSRSVIGAGSVVTRDIGEAVFAAGNPCRVIREITQE; translated from the coding sequence ATGCCGAGCGAACGAGAGAAGATGCTGGGGGGCGAGTTGTACGATCCGCTGTGTCCGGAATTGGTTCGACTTCGCGAGCAAGCCAGGGATTTCTGCCACGAGTTGAATTTCAGCCGCGAGTGCGAGCGGGAGAACCGCCGCCGCATCTTAAGGGCCTTGCTGGGCGGGGGAGGCGAGAGTGCCTGGATCCAGCCGCCGTTCTATTGCGACTACGGGTCGAACATCTTTCTCGGCGAGCGGGTGTTTTTCAACTTCAACTGCGTCGTGCTCGATGTCTGCCGGGTGACGATCGGCGACTTCACCATGTTCGGGCCGGCGGTGCAAATCTATGCGGCGACGCACCCCATGAACGCCCACCAACGGCGTAGCCGCGAGTTCGGCAAGCCGGTCCTGATCGGCGACGACGTCTGGGTTGGAGGCGGGGCGATGATCTGTCCGGGCGTGACGATCGGTTCCCGGTCGGTGATCGGCGCGGGCAGCGTGGTCACGCGCGACATCGGCGAGGCGGTGTTCGCGGCCGGCAACCCTTGCCGCGTGATTCGAGAGATTACGCAAGAGTAG